The proteins below come from a single Eucalyptus grandis isolate ANBG69807.140 chromosome 3, ASM1654582v1, whole genome shotgun sequence genomic window:
- the LOC104436945 gene encoding coiled-coil domain-containing protein 25 gives MVFYFKARPEAGDYTIFMGLDKYENEELIKYGFPEDIWFHVDKMSSAHVYLRMHKCQTIDDISEGVLEDCAQLVKANSIQGNKVNNVDVVYTPWANLKKTASMDVGQVGFHSSKMVRTVRVEKRLNDVVNRLNRTKVERKPDLKAEREAVNAAERAERKLQLRDKKRREEMDRMEKERQAELRSYKGLMVAENMTSNKQIASASKSLQELEDDFM, from the exons ATGGTGTTCTACTTCAAGGCCCGTCCGGAGGCGGGGGACTACACCATCTTCATGGGCCTCGACAAGTACGAGAACGAGGAGCTCATCAAGTACGGCTTCCCCGAGGACATCTG GTTCCATGTTGACAAAATGTCCTCTGCTCATGTATATCTGAGAATGCACAAATGTCAGACAATTGATGATATTAGTGAAGGTGTGCTGGAGGACTGCGCTCAGCTTGTCAAAGCAAATTCTATCCAAG GCAACAAGGTGAACAATGTCGATGTCGTTTATACTCCTTGGGCAAATCTGAAGAAAACAGCATCCATGGATGTTGGTCAAGTTGGTTTCCACAGTTCAAAAATG GTTCGCACTGTGAGAGTTGAGAAACGGCTTAATGACGTTGTCAATAGACTGAATCGGACAAAAGTGGAAAGGAAACCTGACTTAAAAG CTGAGCGTGAGGCAGTCAATGCAGCTGAAAGAGCGGAAAGAAAGCTACAGCTAAGAGATAAA aaacGACGGGAGGAAATGGATAGGATGGAAAAAGAGAGGCAGGCAGAACTAAGGAGCTACAAGGGTTTGATGGTTGCTGAAAATATGACATCTAATAAGCAAATTGCCTCTGCAAGCAAGTCTTTACAGGAACTGGAGGACGACTTCATGTGA